The Corynebacterium renale genome includes a region encoding these proteins:
- a CDS encoding AAA family ATPase — protein sequence MIIHSVEIENFRGITHLTLEELPETGVFVISGDNEQGKSTVLEAISRALTEPHHTKKKEIKAIQPVGQSVAPTVKLRATVGEYTFTIEKRWLKAAASRLHLTAPRPAQYVDREADNELQQILENNVDRNLLDKLFISQDELDPELAAVGIPSLEKALNSQTGGDADYFASSDDDLMRAVEEEYGKYYTAKGQVKKSSELDRAESEHAAALAAQDAAVAEVKDLRTFVQEVERAHETIELNLKNEPSLVAARDNALHAVEKAKAIIEELEKARRGVDQAQEKVKYVRSEQDRLDALKAEEKARSEAVQRAHDALVEAQEAADKEAVKITELAQRVAEAREAEDRAYQELDVEKKTLKSVVEFAEFQNLRQRIAQIDEAEKAITAARSAMPEHPLSKKDLANLEKLHATVEVARAVLQAAQATLEFTGEGRITVDGETYEAADKPNVHLNAGSTIHIGDVTAIFSPGKNSSTTVRDELDDARTQWKRALEKAHLLSLDEAYERRSATETAEETLNQAQKAYSDAVGDIDVPQARQRCAELEQHWNGRPEPKETADAVEKRVSELEEVHRAATLTLRTAEKEREPWLEKKAASALTQANARHELAVQECERVSAQLQAMEKESDEESLAQRVAVAERNLEASRAALQEIEVAYKEMQPQEAEDRYEAAEAKLKAARQRIQDARDTVNQYQGRIEQAEGAEERQAQAEDRYAAAEAKLNSIRRQANAAKVLRTTLRAHQDAARQRYAQPFADALQEMAQPIFGADVRFNLDDTLRIVERTQGDRTVPVGDLSGGAKEQLMLLSRFAVAKLADGSSDSPVPVFIDDALGNTDTGRLNDMAMMVNRLGKKRQVFVLTCVPERFDAVANKHDYPMSLLRSK from the coding sequence ATGATTATTCATAGTGTGGAGATTGAAAATTTCCGCGGAATCACCCACCTCACCCTCGAAGAATTGCCGGAGACAGGCGTCTTTGTGATTAGTGGTGATAATGAGCAGGGTAAATCCACGGTGCTCGAAGCTATTTCGCGCGCGCTTACTGAACCGCACCACACAAAGAAAAAAGAAATCAAAGCCATACAACCGGTAGGGCAGTCCGTGGCTCCGACAGTGAAACTGCGTGCGACGGTAGGGGAGTATACCTTCACCATAGAGAAGCGCTGGTTAAAAGCAGCTGCTTCGCGGCTGCACCTTACAGCTCCGCGACCAGCACAGTATGTTGACCGTGAAGCAGACAATGAGCTGCAGCAGATTCTAGAAAACAACGTTGACCGGAACCTGTTGGACAAGCTCTTTATTAGCCAGGATGAATTAGACCCAGAGTTAGCGGCTGTCGGTATCCCTTCGCTGGAAAAGGCGTTGAATAGTCAGACTGGTGGCGACGCGGATTACTTTGCTAGCTCTGACGACGACCTCATGCGCGCTGTCGAAGAAGAATATGGCAAGTACTACACAGCAAAGGGGCAGGTGAAAAAATCTTCGGAGTTAGATCGCGCTGAATCCGAGCACGCTGCAGCGCTAGCTGCTCAAGACGCTGCCGTGGCGGAAGTGAAAGATTTACGCACTTTTGTCCAAGAGGTTGAACGTGCACATGAGACCATCGAACTCAATCTGAAAAACGAGCCTAGCCTCGTAGCAGCGCGCGACAATGCACTTCACGCTGTAGAGAAAGCAAAGGCAATAATTGAAGAGCTCGAAAAAGCCCGACGTGGCGTTGATCAAGCTCAGGAGAAAGTAAAGTACGTTCGCTCTGAGCAAGATCGCCTTGATGCGCTAAAGGCGGAAGAGAAAGCTCGGAGCGAAGCTGTACAGCGAGCACATGACGCACTCGTTGAGGCACAAGAAGCTGCAGATAAAGAAGCAGTCAAGATCACAGAACTGGCACAGCGTGTGGCGGAGGCACGTGAGGCAGAAGATCGCGCCTACCAGGAACTTGACGTGGAGAAGAAGACACTCAAGAGCGTTGTAGAATTCGCAGAATTCCAAAATCTACGGCAACGGATTGCGCAGATCGATGAGGCTGAAAAAGCAATTACTGCCGCGAGAAGCGCAATGCCCGAGCATCCTTTATCGAAGAAAGACTTAGCGAACCTGGAGAAACTACACGCCACAGTCGAGGTGGCGCGTGCAGTTCTGCAGGCGGCACAGGCAACCCTGGAATTCACAGGTGAGGGGCGCATTACCGTTGACGGGGAAACCTACGAGGCTGCAGACAAGCCCAACGTGCACCTGAATGCCGGAAGCACAATTCACATAGGTGACGTTACGGCGATATTTTCTCCAGGTAAAAACAGTTCTACCACGGTGCGCGACGAGCTTGACGATGCCCGTACCCAATGGAAGCGAGCATTAGAAAAAGCACACCTCCTTTCTCTCGATGAAGCCTACGAACGGCGTTCTGCAACGGAAACCGCGGAAGAAACGCTCAACCAAGCGCAGAAAGCCTATTCCGACGCTGTCGGGGACATAGATGTGCCCCAAGCCCGTCAACGATGCGCTGAGTTGGAACAGCACTGGAACGGAAGGCCCGAACCCAAAGAGACCGCGGATGCTGTGGAAAAAAGAGTCAGCGAGCTCGAGGAAGTACACCGGGCGGCCACGTTAACTCTGCGTACAGCAGAGAAAGAACGGGAACCCTGGCTTGAGAAAAAGGCTGCATCAGCGCTGACTCAAGCCAACGCACGCCATGAACTTGCGGTACAGGAATGTGAACGTGTGTCTGCACAGCTCCAGGCCATGGAAAAAGAATCTGATGAGGAATCTCTTGCTCAGCGGGTTGCGGTAGCCGAGCGCAATCTGGAAGCTTCCCGTGCAGCTCTGCAGGAAATTGAGGTGGCTTATAAAGAAATGCAGCCACAAGAAGCGGAGGATCGCTATGAGGCTGCCGAGGCTAAATTGAAGGCCGCTCGACAACGCATCCAGGATGCCCGCGACACGGTTAACCAGTATCAAGGACGCATTGAACAAGCGGAGGGTGCAGAGGAGCGCCAAGCCCAAGCAGAAGACCGTTACGCGGCAGCGGAAGCGAAGCTGAACTCAATCCGCCGCCAAGCGAACGCTGCCAAGGTACTCCGAACGACGTTACGGGCGCATCAAGATGCAGCACGTCAGCGATACGCACAGCCTTTCGCGGATGCTCTCCAAGAAATGGCGCAACCGATTTTCGGTGCGGACGTTCGCTTCAACCTCGATGACACTTTGCGGATCGTGGAACGCACGCAAGGAGACCGCACGGTGCCAGTGGGTGATTTGTCTGGAGGTGCGAAAGAACAGCTCATGTTGTTGTCACGGTTTGCTGTGGCCAAGCTTGCAGACGGCAGCAGTGACAGCCCAGTTCCGGTGTTCATCGATGATGCTCTAGGAAACACCGATACCGGCAGGCTCAACGATATGGCCATGATGGTGAACCGCCTGGGTAAGAAACGGCAAGTCTTTGTTCTGACGTGCGTGCCAGAGCGCTTCGATGCTGTGGCCAATAAACACGATTACCCGATGTCACTATTGCGTTCCAAGTAA
- the modA gene encoding molybdate ABC transporter substrate-binding protein, giving the protein MSLKRVLTATVAASAAFALAACSPSNEKDSTASSTATTSAADSTAAEQATEAVDLNVLAASSTRVLEDDFTEDALTLELPANLTFDFDGSSGLVSKMEEGAPADLFISADKRNMDKAVEKGLVLDPVNVATNSMVMVVPKGNPAGITGVDESLNGAKLVLCAPQVPCGGVSQKIQEDLGVSLQPVSEEQKVGDVLTKVVSGEADAGWVYRTDAAAAGDDVEIIEIPNADQHPNELWAAVAANSENKEAADGVLRLIASNAFSPVWEKYGFSAVSTNEVAPTTTAAKN; this is encoded by the coding sequence ATGTCTCTGAAGCGCGTACTCACCGCTACCGTTGCTGCTTCCGCAGCGTTCGCACTTGCAGCATGCTCCCCTTCTAATGAGAAGGACTCCACCGCATCGTCTACTGCAACTACCTCCGCAGCAGACAGCACCGCGGCTGAGCAGGCTACCGAAGCAGTGGACCTGAACGTCCTGGCCGCCTCATCCACGCGTGTCCTAGAAGACGACTTCACCGAGGACGCACTCACTCTCGAACTACCTGCAAACTTGACCTTCGACTTCGATGGTTCTTCCGGCCTGGTTTCCAAGATGGAAGAGGGCGCTCCAGCTGACTTGTTCATCTCCGCTGACAAGCGCAACATGGACAAGGCAGTAGAAAAGGGCCTAGTTCTGGACCCCGTAAACGTTGCAACTAACTCCATGGTCATGGTCGTGCCAAAGGGCAACCCGGCCGGCATCACCGGTGTAGATGAGTCCCTGAACGGCGCAAAGCTCGTTCTGTGCGCACCACAGGTCCCCTGCGGTGGCGTATCCCAGAAAATCCAGGAAGATCTGGGCGTTTCCCTGCAGCCCGTTTCTGAAGAGCAGAAAGTCGGCGACGTTCTGACCAAGGTTGTCTCCGGCGAAGCTGACGCAGGATGGGTCTACCGCACCGACGCAGCAGCTGCTGGCGATGATGTCGAAATCATCGAAATCCCTAACGCTGACCAGCACCCGAACGAGCTGTGGGCAGCAGTTGCCGCTAACTCCGAGAACAAGGAAGCCGCAGACGGCGTTCTGCGCCTGATTGCTTCCAACGCTTTCAGCCCAGTGTGGGAGAAGTACGGCTTCTCGGCTGTCTCCACCAACGAAGTTGCTCCCACCACGACGGCCGCTAAGAACTAA
- a CDS encoding ATP-binding cassette domain-containing protein: MKTEENTAEIKAIPPRPAPSRIPSACVVLGIIGVIIIVGPLIALGFRVPWDRLGEILTEEDTITMLKVTLYAAFQSTVITTLIGVPLAVWTNHTRRGGRVIRLLVMLPLAMPPVVGGLALTAAVGRRGYTAPILDALGIEFAFAFPGVVLAHIFVSLPFVVVSVDSALRQIDREILASAASVGMKPAAILFKITLPAIAPAIATGAGLAFARSLGEFGTTITFAGSMPGITRTMPLGIYLEREIDYDRSYVLAAILIALAVTIIALSMLPAALKKKHTPRPAVIGELDTQRMRDLTRPETGGKEVSITTLGATTVFPANHVTAVVGPNGSGKTTMSGLIAGRLRGAEVRVGDTPVDGPSVPYVSAHDRGIVLLTQRPGLPHTATVSEAVTMASGSQELTAELLDASGLNALANTPVPALSGGQAAQVALVRALAARPSVLILDEPLAAVDVASTARWRRVLRATSADRTTIVVTHDSVDIAGLADSVVVLEEGRSVAHVGTQEFFVLPPTTFASRLAGINRLWGYVSEVSGDGAVTVVSEHSLTAVGFAEEPLTAGAEAVVTCPPSDITLRLPVADSPVESARNVWTGTVLSVDTMPAEFGAGAHAVVTVDVGMTSITVPVTSQALVDLDLEPGDNVECLVKAMNVKIHPRTITANT, from the coding sequence ATGAAAACTGAAGAAAACACTGCAGAAATAAAAGCCATTCCGCCCCGCCCGGCGCCATCCCGCATCCCGTCAGCGTGTGTGGTTCTCGGCATTATTGGCGTCATCATCATCGTGGGCCCACTCATTGCGCTTGGCTTCCGCGTACCGTGGGATCGCCTCGGAGAGATTCTCACCGAGGAAGACACCATCACCATGCTCAAGGTCACCTTGTATGCGGCCTTCCAGTCAACAGTGATCACCACGCTCATTGGCGTGCCGCTTGCGGTGTGGACAAACCACACGCGACGCGGCGGTCGTGTCATCCGCCTCCTTGTCATGCTTCCGCTCGCCATGCCCCCGGTCGTCGGTGGTCTAGCACTGACGGCTGCGGTAGGACGCCGTGGTTATACCGCTCCCATCTTGGATGCCTTGGGCATCGAGTTCGCATTCGCATTTCCGGGTGTGGTCTTGGCGCACATCTTCGTCTCATTACCTTTCGTCGTGGTTTCGGTAGACTCCGCGCTGCGCCAGATTGACCGTGAGATTCTTGCGTCCGCGGCGAGCGTGGGGATGAAGCCCGCCGCAATCTTGTTCAAAATCACGCTGCCAGCGATTGCCCCTGCGATCGCTACCGGCGCCGGCCTTGCATTTGCTCGCTCTCTGGGCGAGTTCGGCACGACCATCACCTTCGCGGGTTCCATGCCGGGAATCACGCGCACCATGCCGCTGGGCATCTACCTAGAGCGCGAGATCGATTACGACCGTTCGTATGTGCTTGCCGCCATCCTGATCGCCCTGGCAGTGACCATCATTGCACTGTCTATGCTGCCGGCCGCATTAAAGAAAAAGCACACGCCACGTCCAGCAGTGATTGGTGAGTTAGACACCCAGCGCATGCGCGACCTGACCCGACCTGAAACTGGCGGGAAGGAAGTATCCATCACCACGTTGGGCGCAACGACCGTGTTCCCCGCGAATCATGTCACAGCTGTTGTGGGCCCGAATGGGTCAGGCAAAACCACCATGAGCGGTCTGATTGCTGGGCGCCTCCGAGGAGCCGAAGTCCGCGTTGGCGATACACCTGTCGACGGACCATCTGTGCCCTACGTCTCCGCACACGACCGTGGCATCGTCTTGCTTACCCAACGTCCCGGCCTGCCGCACACCGCAACTGTTTCAGAAGCCGTGACCATGGCTTCTGGTTCACAGGAACTGACTGCGGAGCTTCTCGACGCCTCCGGCCTGAATGCCCTAGCAAACACACCTGTGCCCGCTCTTTCCGGCGGCCAGGCTGCGCAGGTCGCACTGGTACGAGCTCTTGCCGCACGGCCGTCGGTTCTCATTTTGGATGAGCCCCTGGCTGCCGTCGACGTGGCTTCGACCGCACGCTGGCGTCGCGTTTTACGCGCTACGAGCGCGGACCGCACCACCATTGTGGTCACCCACGACTCTGTGGATATTGCCGGCTTGGCCGATTCTGTCGTAGTCCTCGAAGAAGGTCGCAGCGTGGCACACGTGGGTACGCAAGAATTCTTCGTGCTGCCTCCGACGACCTTCGCATCCAGGCTGGCCGGCATTAACCGGCTGTGGGGTTACGTTTCGGAGGTCTCCGGTGACGGTGCAGTGACCGTCGTGAGTGAACATTCCTTGACCGCAGTGGGCTTTGCTGAAGAACCACTTACTGCGGGTGCCGAGGCCGTGGTCACCTGCCCCCCTTCCGACATCACGCTTCGCCTACCGGTCGCCGACTCGCCTGTGGAATCCGCGCGCAACGTGTGGACCGGCACGGTGCTTTCTGTAGACACGATGCCTGCCGAATTTGGCGCTGGCGCGCACGCGGTCGTGACGGTGGATGTCGGAATGACGTCTATTACTGTTCCGGTGACCTCGCAAGCTTTGGTTGATCTGGACCTGGAACCAGGCGATAACGTCGAATGCCTGGTCAAAGCCATGAATGTGAAAATTCATCCACGAACCATCACCGCGAATACCTAA
- a CDS encoding MoaD/ThiS family protein, with the protein MDVHYFAAARAARGVAHESVDGTFSTLHDLLEHLAAHNDGTTDAGMNLKDIFARCSFLIDGTRQPPEASLDEAHRVDILPPFAGG; encoded by the coding sequence ATTGACGTGCATTATTTCGCAGCAGCTCGCGCGGCTCGGGGCGTAGCTCACGAGTCCGTGGACGGCACTTTTTCTACCCTTCACGACTTGCTCGAGCACCTCGCTGCCCACAACGACGGCACCACCGACGCTGGGATGAACCTCAAGGACATCTTTGCGCGCTGCAGCTTTCTTATCGACGGCACACGTCAACCCCCAGAAGCCTCCCTTGATGAAGCTCACCGCGTAGATATCTTGCCACCGTTCGCTGGAGGATAA
- a CDS encoding PspC domain-containing protein, producing MAQTALSRKLHRSSTDKMIAGICGGIAETYGWNSTLIRVLFVLSFFLPGPQILLYAILWLVMPKF from the coding sequence ATGGCTCAGACCGCACTTTCCCGTAAATTGCACCGCTCCAGCACAGATAAAATGATAGCTGGCATTTGTGGTGGCATCGCCGAGACCTACGGTTGGAACTCCACCCTCATTCGGGTGTTGTTCGTGCTCTCGTTCTTCCTTCCCGGGCCACAAATTCTGCTTTATGCGATCTTGTGGCTCGTTATGCCAAAGTTTTAA
- a CDS encoding YceI family protein, with the protein MANLTGTWNLDPAHTNIGFTARHAMVTKVRGNFAEFSDKIVIGEDIKDSTIEVAIKTASVDTGNADRDAHVHGEDFFDVEKYPEMTFKATSIDIDGNEGTITGDLTIKETTKPVTLDVEIFGVEEDPFGNTRAGFEATTQINRTDFGVDFQAPLKSGGMLVSEKITIEIEGSAIKA; encoded by the coding sequence ATGGCTAACTTGACTGGTACCTGGAACTTGGACCCTGCACACACCAATATTGGTTTTACTGCTCGTCACGCGATGGTGACCAAGGTGCGCGGCAATTTCGCAGAATTCTCCGACAAGATTGTTATCGGCGAGGACATCAAGGACTCCACCATCGAGGTTGCTATCAAGACTGCTTCCGTTGACACCGGCAACGCTGATCGCGATGCTCACGTCCACGGAGAAGACTTCTTCGACGTCGAGAAGTACCCGGAGATGACCTTCAAGGCAACGTCCATCGACATCGATGGCAATGAAGGCACCATCACTGGCGACCTGACGATTAAGGAAACCACCAAGCCTGTCACCCTGGACGTGGAAATCTTCGGTGTCGAGGAAGACCCATTCGGTAACACCCGCGCAGGTTTCGAGGCAACCACCCAGATCAACCGCACTGACTTCGGTGTTGACTTCCAGGCTCCACTGAAGTCTGGTGGCATGCTCGTCTCTGAGAAGATCACCATCGAAATCGAAGGCTCTGCTATCAAGGCTTAA
- a CDS encoding MarR family winged helix-turn-helix transcriptional regulator, which translates to MSTTPRWLNEEEQGLWRLMLAASRKIDRSLDETLQMGQNLSSSEFSVLVSLSEAPNEELRLRDLCTDLDWDRSRTSHQVTRMERRGLVAKCKSEGDARGVMVSLTDEGRSRLRHAAPEHVENVRRLIFDHLSAEQLDGMRTVMKQIMAVDNVPGAAGYAGGDFV; encoded by the coding sequence ATGTCAACAACTCCGCGATGGCTCAATGAAGAAGAACAAGGATTATGGCGTCTCATGCTGGCCGCCAGCCGAAAAATTGACCGCAGTCTGGATGAAACACTCCAGATGGGGCAGAACCTCTCTTCTTCCGAGTTTTCCGTACTCGTATCACTATCTGAAGCACCCAACGAAGAGTTGCGGCTCCGCGATTTGTGCACTGACCTCGATTGGGATCGTTCTCGCACCTCTCACCAGGTGACGCGCATGGAACGTCGTGGGCTCGTCGCAAAGTGTAAGAGCGAGGGCGACGCTCGTGGGGTTATGGTTTCGCTTACCGACGAAGGTCGCAGCCGCCTGCGCCATGCCGCTCCCGAGCACGTGGAAAATGTGCGGCGCCTCATTTTTGATCACCTTTCGGCTGAGCAACTGGACGGAATGCGTACGGTCATGAAGCAAATTATGGCCGTCGATAATGTTCCGGGCGCCGCTGGTTACGCAGGGGGGGACTTTGTGTGA
- a CDS encoding molybdenum cofactor biosynthesis protein MoaE, giving the protein MNNDPAYVAEQTGKVISARMTTQPLEELQGEARSATVTEAMGALVTFEGIVRDHDGGQRVKNLTYTAHPSAQQEIEAVVARISAEHPNTRMWVAHRTGPLTIGEIAFLVLVASAHRGDAFAACSAVADAVKAEVPIWKEQELLDGSAQWVGLE; this is encoded by the coding sequence ATTAATAATGATCCCGCTTATGTAGCGGAACAGACGGGCAAGGTCATTTCTGCCCGGATGACCACGCAGCCGCTGGAGGAGCTCCAGGGAGAGGCTCGTTCCGCTACGGTCACAGAAGCCATGGGCGCTTTGGTGACGTTCGAGGGGATTGTGCGCGACCATGATGGCGGTCAGCGTGTGAAAAATCTGACGTACACAGCCCATCCGAGTGCCCAACAAGAGATTGAGGCCGTGGTGGCCCGGATTTCTGCGGAGCATCCGAATACCCGCATGTGGGTGGCACATCGCACCGGTCCGCTCACCATCGGAGAGATCGCGTTTCTGGTGCTCGTAGCAAGTGCCCATCGCGGTGACGCGTTTGCAGCGTGCTCCGCGGTCGCCGACGCAGTTAAAGCAGAGGTCCCAATCTGGAAAGAACAGGAACTCCTCGACGGCTCCGCGCAGTGGGTGGGCCTGGAGTGA
- a CDS encoding molybdopterin molybdotransferase MoeA — MAESARRAQEHLAEIAAVLQDAMTVRTEDVAVLDSVGRILAHDVVANVDSPPFPNSQMDGYGLREEHLGGGEFPVGATIAAGVDPSEVITDADPHAVLPIMTGARVPEEIVAIVPVEQCTPPSFDEAEALEPARVHVPQTPTGQFVRAQGSDVAAGSVIAAAGTVVGPVLLAALLGQSVRTVSVASTPRVLLTTGGKEITDAPGPASIPDSNGPMLQALARAWGIETVRRLRTNDDLEELRRDVDAAIAEHRPDFIVTSGGISHGRFEVIRQLLEPAGGWFGHVTQQPGGPQGLGTYSGVPVICLPGNPISTLVSFRRFVGPSVQQYIRVSVGAAEETAAVDVEEQTAILAEPVTGLSDHREQLRRGVHWVDDHGHVMVRPLGGPGSHLLLQAIEATCLLVVPSHADLAAGETVKVLKLPR, encoded by the coding sequence ATGGCAGAGAGCGCGCGACGTGCCCAGGAGCATCTTGCAGAAATCGCGGCCGTCTTACAGGACGCGATGACAGTACGCACAGAAGACGTTGCAGTCCTTGATTCTGTGGGCAGAATTTTGGCTCACGACGTCGTCGCGAATGTCGATTCGCCACCTTTTCCAAATTCACAGATGGATGGTTACGGGCTCCGCGAGGAGCACCTTGGTGGTGGCGAGTTCCCCGTAGGTGCCACGATCGCCGCTGGTGTCGATCCCAGCGAAGTGATTACGGACGCCGACCCGCACGCTGTCCTGCCGATCATGACAGGTGCGCGTGTCCCAGAAGAGATTGTGGCTATCGTACCGGTGGAACAATGCACACCGCCTTCTTTTGATGAGGCAGAGGCTTTGGAGCCAGCACGGGTACACGTTCCGCAGACCCCTACAGGGCAGTTCGTGCGTGCACAAGGTTCAGATGTGGCGGCTGGTTCCGTGATTGCGGCGGCTGGGACCGTTGTTGGCCCTGTGCTGCTGGCAGCCTTGCTCGGACAAAGTGTGCGCACTGTCTCCGTGGCGTCTACCCCGCGGGTTCTGCTCACCACTGGTGGTAAAGAAATCACCGATGCCCCTGGCCCCGCATCCATCCCGGATTCTAACGGCCCGATGCTCCAAGCCCTGGCACGCGCCTGGGGTATAGAGACCGTGCGACGCCTGCGCACGAACGACGACCTCGAGGAGCTACGACGTGATGTCGACGCTGCCATCGCCGAACATCGCCCGGATTTCATCGTCACCTCGGGTGGAATTAGCCACGGCCGTTTTGAAGTCATCCGGCAGTTGCTGGAACCTGCAGGTGGCTGGTTTGGGCACGTTACCCAGCAGCCAGGTGGGCCACAGGGGCTGGGGACCTACAGCGGTGTCCCGGTCATATGCTTGCCCGGAAATCCTATATCCACGCTGGTCAGTTTCCGGCGTTTCGTTGGTCCAAGTGTGCAGCAGTACATCCGGGTTTCCGTCGGTGCGGCCGAGGAAACGGCAGCCGTGGACGTCGAGGAGCAGACTGCTATTTTGGCGGAGCCCGTCACCGGTTTGAGCGATCATCGCGAGCAGCTCCGCAGAGGCGTGCACTGGGTTGATGACCACGGGCATGTCATGGTCCGCCCGCTCGGTGGCCCAGGTTCCCACTTACTGCTGCAGGCTATCGAAGCCACGTGCCTGCTTGTTGTTCCGTCGCACGCTGATCTCGCTGCCGGCGAGACCGTGAAGGTGCTGAAACTTCCGCGCTAG
- a CDS encoding metallophosphoesterase family protein yields the protein MTTTKFLHTSDAQIGMTRSFLDPDAQARFDDARITAIHRIGEIAAEQGCEFIVMAGDTFEYNSVSARTRGRAVDALRSLPVPTYILPGNHDPLVAGSIVAGIVAEVGAPLHCVADSDPVEVKPGVYVVGAPLLARHAADDLVARAVSDLAPSSDIRIVLGHGQAVRFGEEQTADYIDVAALEAPLRAGAFDYVALGDSHSTADVSESGAVWFSGAPETTDYMDPDARSGEIDSGNVLVVEVEKDGVRQAAVSVEKLPVGVWIFEALTRDINSESDVDSFLDELRAYENKERTVIKYALHGTVNVAEMHKLEAGLESLSPIFAALYPRQRLMQLHLEPGDEDLENLGLKGFAADALNELIEAGETDAVNLLFRLGSAVKA from the coding sequence ATGACGACAACAAAATTCCTGCACACATCAGATGCCCAGATCGGGATGACGCGTAGCTTTCTTGATCCGGATGCTCAGGCGCGTTTCGACGACGCCCGCATCACCGCTATTCACCGAATAGGAGAAATAGCCGCGGAGCAAGGCTGCGAATTCATTGTGATGGCCGGCGATACCTTTGAGTACAACTCGGTCAGCGCCCGCACGCGTGGACGTGCCGTCGATGCTCTGCGTTCGCTGCCCGTGCCCACATATATTCTTCCGGGAAACCATGATCCTTTAGTCGCCGGCTCTATTGTTGCAGGCATCGTTGCTGAAGTTGGAGCACCATTGCATTGTGTAGCAGACTCCGATCCTGTTGAAGTAAAACCAGGTGTGTATGTCGTGGGGGCACCGCTATTAGCGCGGCATGCTGCCGACGATCTTGTTGCGCGCGCAGTATCCGACCTGGCGCCTAGTTCGGATATACGCATTGTATTAGGCCATGGTCAGGCAGTCCGTTTCGGTGAGGAGCAAACTGCTGATTACATCGATGTCGCAGCATTAGAAGCTCCGCTTAGGGCAGGGGCTTTTGATTACGTAGCACTCGGGGACTCGCACAGTACCGCTGATGTGTCGGAATCGGGAGCGGTGTGGTTTTCAGGGGCACCCGAAACTACGGACTATATGGACCCTGACGCTCGCAGCGGGGAAATAGATTCCGGCAATGTCCTCGTGGTGGAAGTTGAAAAAGATGGCGTTCGCCAAGCAGCTGTTTCGGTGGAAAAGCTGCCGGTGGGTGTATGGATTTTCGAAGCCCTGACGCGCGATATTAACTCTGAATCAGACGTGGATAGTTTCCTTGATGAACTGCGCGCTTACGAGAATAAGGAACGCACGGTAATTAAGTACGCGTTGCACGGCACAGTGAATGTGGCAGAGATGCACAAGTTAGAGGCCGGATTGGAGAGCCTTAGTCCAATTTTTGCCGCTTTGTATCCGCGGCAACGGCTTATGCAATTGCATTTGGAACCGGGTGACGAAGATCTAGAGAACCTGGGCTTGAAGGGCTTTGCTGCTGACGCTTTGAACGAACTTATCGAAGCGGGAGAAACAGACGCAGTGAACTTGCTTTTCCGGCTCGGCTCGGCGGTTAAGGCGTAA
- a CDS encoding MogA/MoaB family molybdenum cofactor biosynthesis protein, giving the protein MSEHTHSHHREHIHSHDTRPQRRALVIVASTRAAAGEYQDQTGPVLVEFFRRLGFECPDATLVADADMETYMEDLLASPTRKDLPRVIITTGGTGVTPDDRSVEAITPHLDRELPGIAHAFFAKGVESTPMAVVSRAVAGTVGNSFVMALPGSKGAVKDGCAILEPIIGHLCDMLEGSHEH; this is encoded by the coding sequence ATGTCTGAACACACCCATAGTCACCACCGCGAACACATACATTCCCATGACACGCGGCCGCAGCGTCGCGCCCTGGTCATCGTTGCCTCTACGCGAGCGGCAGCAGGTGAATACCAGGACCAGACCGGCCCGGTGCTCGTGGAGTTCTTCCGCAGGCTAGGCTTCGAGTGTCCCGATGCCACCCTGGTGGCCGATGCGGACATGGAAACCTACATGGAAGACCTACTGGCAAGCCCTACACGTAAGGACTTGCCCCGCGTGATTATCACGACCGGCGGCACTGGTGTGACCCCCGACGACCGTTCCGTAGAGGCCATCACTCCACACCTTGATCGCGAACTGCCCGGGATCGCACACGCTTTCTTTGCTAAGGGTGTGGAATCGACCCCGATGGCAGTTGTTTCGCGCGCCGTGGCAGGTACAGTGGGCAACTCATTTGTTATGGCGCTCCCTGGCTCCAAAGGAGCTGTAAAAGATGGGTGCGCTATTTTGGAACCGATTATTGGACACCTATGCGACATGTTGGAAGGATCGCATGAGCATTAA